A region of Rhizorhabdus wittichii RW1 DNA encodes the following proteins:
- a CDS encoding methionine synthase (B12-dependent) (TIGRFAM: methionine synthase~PFAM: dihydropteroate synthase, DHPS; Methionine synthase, B12-binding module, cap domain protein; Vitamin B12 dependent methionine synthase, activation region; cobalamin B12-binding domain protein), with protein MGSAPTSNDNARKGRAAHPRPLPQAGGGNKGKTMTTASTTQFVNIGERTNVTGSAAFKKLIMGGDYAKAVEVARQQVENGAQIVDVNMDEGLLDAELAMTTFLKLIAAEPDIARVPVMIDSSKWSVIEAGLKCVSGKPIVNSISMKEGEEAFLAQARKCRAYGAAVVVMAFDEVGQADTKQRKVDICERAYKLLVGDGFAPEDIIFDPNIFAVATGIDEHRRYAIDFIEATAEIKKRCPHCHISGGVSNLSFSFRGNEPVRRAMHSVFLYHAIQAGMDMGIVNAGQLDVYDAIDPVLREACEDVIWDRRPKNGGDATERLIELAESFKGKDAAAEKAAEEWRGWDVAKRLEHALVKGIDAHVVDDTEEARQHFARPIEVIEGPLMDGMNVVGDLFGSGKMFLPQVVKSARVMKKAVAYLLPYIEAGKVQGERSKGRIVMATVKGDVHDIGKNIVGVVLQCNGYEVIDLGVMVPWTDILRAANENDADIIGLSGLITPSLDEMVTVATEMDRAKMQLPLMIGGATTSKVHTALRIAPAYAGPVIHVLDASRAVGVASTLLSDTQRDDFVAKTAADYEAVRKAREGKGQNELATIEEARANAFVADFALKPDAPKQPGTHVFTDWPLEDLREIIDWTPFFRAWELAGNYPAILDDAVVGESARGLFADAQKMLDQIIAEKWLTAKGVAALWPAHADGDDVIVRADSGEVRLPFLRQQIKKREGRANMCLADFVAPADDWLGGFAVGIHGIDPHIARFKADHDDYRDILLKALADRLAEAFAERLHLHVRTTLWGYAEGEQLTNEALIKEQYRGIRPAPGYPACPDHSQKPILFDLLKAGDATGITLTESFAMLPTAAVSGFYFGHPEASYFGVARIGRDQLEDYAARRAIDLATAERWLRPNLD; from the coding sequence GTGGGCTCCGCGCCCACCTCGAACGACAACGCTAGAAAAGGCCGGGCGGCCCACCCCCGGCCCCTCCCGCAAGCGGGAGGGGGGAACAAAGGCAAGACGATGACCACCGCCTCCACCACCCAGTTCGTCAACATCGGCGAGCGCACCAACGTCACCGGGTCGGCCGCCTTCAAGAAGCTGATCATGGGCGGCGACTATGCCAAGGCGGTCGAGGTCGCGCGGCAGCAGGTCGAGAACGGCGCGCAGATCGTCGACGTCAACATGGACGAAGGCCTGCTCGACGCCGAGCTGGCGATGACGACCTTCCTCAAGCTGATCGCCGCCGAGCCCGACATCGCGCGGGTGCCGGTGATGATCGACAGCTCGAAATGGTCGGTGATCGAAGCCGGGCTGAAATGCGTATCGGGCAAGCCGATCGTCAACTCGATCAGCATGAAGGAGGGCGAGGAGGCCTTCCTGGCGCAGGCGCGCAAGTGCCGGGCCTATGGCGCCGCCGTCGTGGTGATGGCGTTCGACGAGGTCGGACAGGCCGACACGAAGCAGCGCAAGGTCGATATCTGCGAGCGCGCCTACAAGCTGCTGGTCGGCGACGGCTTCGCGCCCGAGGACATCATCTTCGATCCGAACATCTTCGCGGTCGCGACCGGGATCGACGAGCATCGCCGCTACGCGATCGACTTCATCGAGGCGACCGCCGAGATCAAGAAGCGCTGCCCGCACTGCCACATCTCGGGCGGCGTATCGAACCTCAGCTTCTCCTTCCGCGGCAACGAGCCGGTGCGCCGCGCGATGCACAGCGTGTTCCTCTACCACGCGATCCAGGCGGGGATGGACATGGGCATCGTCAACGCCGGCCAGCTCGACGTCTACGACGCGATCGATCCGGTGCTGCGCGAGGCGTGCGAGGACGTGATCTGGGACCGGCGGCCAAAGAACGGAGGCGACGCGACCGAGCGGCTGATCGAGCTCGCCGAAAGCTTCAAGGGCAAGGACGCCGCCGCCGAGAAGGCGGCCGAGGAATGGCGCGGCTGGGACGTCGCCAAGCGGCTCGAACATGCGCTGGTCAAGGGCATCGACGCGCATGTCGTCGACGATACCGAGGAGGCCCGCCAGCATTTCGCCCGGCCGATCGAGGTGATCGAAGGGCCGCTGATGGACGGGATGAACGTCGTCGGCGACCTGTTCGGATCGGGCAAGATGTTCCTGCCGCAGGTGGTCAAGTCCGCCCGGGTGATGAAGAAGGCGGTCGCCTATCTGCTGCCCTATATCGAGGCCGGGAAGGTGCAGGGCGAGCGGTCCAAGGGCAGGATCGTCATGGCCACCGTCAAGGGCGACGTCCACGACATCGGCAAGAACATCGTCGGCGTGGTGCTCCAGTGCAACGGCTATGAGGTCATCGACCTCGGCGTGATGGTGCCGTGGACCGACATCCTCAGGGCCGCGAACGAGAATGACGCCGACATCATCGGCCTGTCGGGGCTGATCACCCCCTCGCTCGACGAGATGGTGACCGTCGCGACCGAGATGGACCGCGCGAAGATGCAGCTTCCGCTGATGATCGGCGGCGCCACCACCTCGAAGGTCCATACCGCGCTGCGGATCGCGCCGGCCTATGCCGGGCCGGTCATCCACGTCCTCGACGCCAGCCGCGCGGTGGGCGTCGCCTCGACCCTGTTGTCGGACACGCAGCGCGACGATTTCGTGGCGAAGACGGCGGCCGACTACGAGGCGGTGCGCAAGGCGCGCGAAGGCAAGGGGCAGAACGAGCTGGCGACGATCGAGGAGGCGCGCGCCAACGCCTTCGTCGCCGATTTCGCGCTCAAGCCCGACGCCCCGAAGCAGCCCGGCACCCATGTCTTCACCGACTGGCCGCTCGAGGACCTGCGCGAGATCATCGACTGGACCCCCTTCTTCCGCGCCTGGGAACTGGCCGGCAACTATCCCGCGATCCTCGACGACGCGGTGGTGGGGGAGAGCGCGCGCGGCCTGTTCGCCGACGCGCAGAAGATGCTCGACCAGATCATCGCCGAGAAATGGCTGACCGCGAAGGGCGTCGCGGCGCTGTGGCCGGCGCATGCCGATGGCGACGACGTGATCGTCCGGGCCGATAGCGGCGAGGTCCGCCTGCCCTTCCTGCGCCAGCAGATCAAGAAGCGCGAGGGGCGGGCGAACATGTGCCTGGCCGACTTCGTCGCGCCGGCCGACGACTGGCTGGGCGGCTTCGCGGTCGGCATCCACGGCATCGATCCGCACATCGCGCGGTTCAAGGCCGACCATGACGACTATCGCGACATCCTGCTCAAGGCGCTCGCCGACCGCCTCGCCGAGGCCTTCGCCGAGCGGCTCCACCTCCATGTCCGCACCACCCTGTGGGGCTATGCCGAGGGCGAGCAGCTCACCAACGAGGCGCTGATCAAGGAGCAGTATCGCGGCATCCGCCCGGCGCCCGGCTACCCGGCCTGCCCCGACCACAGCCAGAAGCCGATCCTGTTCGACCTGCTGAAGGCGGGCGACGCGACCGGCATCACCCTGACCGAGAGCTTCGCGATGCTGCCGACGGCGGCGGTGTCGGGCTTCTATTTCGGCCATCCCGAGGCGAGCTATTTCGGCGTCGCGCGGATCGGCCGCGACCAGCTCGAGGACTATGCCGCGCGCCGCGCGATCGACCTCGCCACGGCGGAGCGCTGGCTGCGGCCGAACCTGGATTAG
- a CDS encoding methionine synthase (B12-dependent) (PFAM: homocysteine S-methyltransferase): MTLHRSEAAAIFRDQAKQRILLTDGAFGTMIQSYKLQEADYRGSYELPSDQKGNNDLLVLTRPDVIDAITRQYLDAGSDIVSTNTFNANIISQEDYDAVHLVREINLAAARIARTAADDYAARDGRPRFVAGAIGPTNKTLSLSPDVNDPGYRAVDFDTMRDVYQDQTAALLDGGCDFILIETIFDTLNAKAAIMAVLDEQAKRGVEIPMMISMTITDMSGRNLSGHSVEAFWHAVRHAHPLTIGLNCAFGADLLRPHVQVLSGLADALVMIYPNAGLPNDLGQYDEQPATTGGFIRDWADQGLVNIVGGCCGSTPAHIAAMADAVAGKPARALHAHDHRTRLAGLDPMIMAA, from the coding sequence ATGACCCTCCATCGTAGCGAAGCCGCCGCCATCTTCCGCGACCAGGCGAAGCAGCGCATCCTGCTGACCGACGGCGCGTTCGGCACGATGATCCAGAGCTACAAGCTGCAGGAGGCCGACTATCGCGGCTCCTATGAGCTGCCGAGCGACCAGAAGGGCAACAACGACCTGCTGGTACTGACCCGGCCCGACGTGATCGACGCGATCACGCGGCAATATCTGGACGCCGGGTCGGACATCGTGTCCACCAACACGTTCAACGCCAACATCATCAGCCAGGAGGACTATGACGCGGTCCACCTGGTCCGCGAGATCAACCTCGCCGCCGCGCGCATCGCCCGGACGGCGGCCGACGATTATGCGGCGCGGGATGGGCGCCCGCGCTTCGTCGCCGGGGCGATCGGCCCGACCAACAAGACGCTGTCGCTGTCGCCCGACGTCAATGATCCCGGCTATCGCGCGGTCGATTTCGACACGATGCGCGACGTCTACCAGGACCAGACGGCGGCGCTGCTGGACGGCGGCTGCGACTTCATCCTGATCGAGACGATCTTCGACACGCTCAACGCCAAGGCCGCGATCATGGCGGTGCTCGACGAGCAGGCGAAGCGCGGGGTCGAGATCCCGATGATGATCTCGATGACGATCACCGACATGTCGGGTCGCAACCTGTCGGGCCATTCGGTCGAGGCCTTCTGGCACGCGGTGCGCCATGCCCATCCGCTGACGATCGGCCTCAACTGCGCCTTCGGGGCGGACCTGCTGCGCCCGCATGTCCAGGTGCTGTCGGGCCTCGCCGATGCGCTGGTGATGATCTATCCGAACGCCGGCCTGCCCAACGACCTCGGCCAATATGACGAGCAGCCGGCGACCACCGGCGGCTTCATCCGCGACTGGGCCGATCAGGGGCTGGTCAACATCGTCGGCGGCTGCTGCGGATCGACCCCCGCGCATATCGCGGCGATGGCCGACGCCGTCGCCGGCAAGCCCGCGCGCGCTCTGCACGCCCACGACCACCGAACCCGCCTCGCCGGCCTCGATCCGATGATCATGGCGGCCTGA